One Deinococcus sp. LM3 DNA segment encodes these proteins:
- a CDS encoding EAL domain-containing protein: MPQANPAPPHHRCPCRSFPAALPELTMAFQPIVNVHTGRTLGYEALVRGPQGQDAAWVFRQIVPGQEYALDQACRTLAIRTAARLHLRGQLSINFLPGAVYEPRACLQPTLHAARDSAFPLHRLMFEVVEHEQVPDPPHVRAIIDTYRAHGFLTALDDYGAGHATPALLMALRPDVVKLDRHLVQAAPQDAGTALRIRDMVRYARQSSLHVIAEGIETVQEARTLLQLGVTLMQGYYFARPGLGALPTVARDRIRACHS, encoded by the coding sequence ATGCCCCAGGCGAACCCGGCGCCGCCCCACCACCGCTGCCCCTGCCGGTCCTTCCCGGCGGCCCTGCCGGAGCTGACCATGGCCTTCCAGCCGATCGTCAACGTGCACACCGGCCGGACCCTCGGGTACGAGGCCCTCGTGCGCGGCCCGCAGGGACAGGACGCCGCCTGGGTCTTCCGGCAGATCGTGCCCGGCCAGGAGTACGCCCTCGACCAGGCCTGCCGGACCCTGGCCATCCGCACGGCCGCGCGGCTCCACCTGAGGGGCCAGCTGTCCATCAACTTCCTGCCCGGCGCGGTGTACGAACCCCGCGCGTGCCTCCAGCCGACCCTGCACGCCGCCCGCGACAGCGCCTTCCCACTCCACCGCCTGATGTTCGAGGTCGTCGAGCACGAGCAGGTGCCGGACCCGCCGCATGTCCGGGCCATCATCGACACCTACCGCGCCCACGGTTTCCTGACGGCACTCGACGACTACGGCGCCGGTCACGCCACCCCCGCCCTGCTGATGGCCCTGCGGCCCGACGTGGTGAAACTCGACCGTCACCTCGTCCAGGCCGCGCCGCAGGACGCGGGGACCGCCCTGCGCATCCGGGACATGGTGCGCTACGCCCGGCAGTCCAGCCTGCACGTCATCGCCGAGGGCATCGAAACCGTGCAGGAAGCCCGCACTCTGCTGCAGCTCGGGGTCACGCTCATGCAGGGCTACTACTTCGCGCGGCCGGGCCTGGGCGCCCTGCCCACCGTGGCCCGTGACCGCATCCGCGCCTGCCACTCCTGA
- a CDS encoding S8 family serine peptidase, translating to MKPLIPTALLTASLLAACSSNPVTPVTQAARPAFVSAVQVTATDTPASVAQRLGGTILSWPTDCTGSCTALVGLAERPAASLGAQSASTVEANRDVFSGGGAITAVMGGSRAYIFGDSQTPWSSSGEHAIPENAPLWQKIGLEQAHSMAPKLGAGVTVAVIDSGIDLTHPAFQDSLTDASSWKDFYGADNLPQEEGEVGVGAYGHGTNVAGIVLQVAPAAKIMPLRVLGPDGSGDVAGVAQAILYAADQGAKVINLSLGSLENSSIVEDVIRQVTSRGVYVVASAGNANQNSISYPAALATKKGSFGEYLLSVGSTDLSDLKSSFSNYARSLEIVGPGENVYSPYPDGRVAAWSGTSMAAPMMAGGLALALGQRLKVSGKDLTKKMAESAFDVYNNGANEAYKDMLGVKGRVDLVEFLKDTTQQ from the coding sequence ATGAAGCCACTCATCCCCACCGCACTCCTGACCGCCTCCCTCCTCGCCGCCTGCTCCAGCAACCCCGTCACCCCGGTCACGCAGGCCGCGCGTCCCGCCTTCGTCAGCGCCGTTCAGGTCACCGCCACCGATACCCCCGCCTCCGTGGCGCAGCGTCTGGGAGGCACCATCCTCTCCTGGCCGACCGACTGCACCGGCAGCTGCACCGCCCTGGTCGGACTGGCCGAGCGTCCCGCCGCGAGCCTGGGTGCCCAGAGCGCCAGCACTGTCGAGGCCAACCGCGACGTGTTCAGCGGTGGCGGTGCGATCACAGCCGTGATGGGGGGGAGCCGCGCTTACATTTTTGGAGATTCCCAGACACCGTGGAGCTCCAGCGGTGAGCATGCCATTCCTGAAAATGCACCGCTGTGGCAGAAGATCGGTCTGGAGCAGGCCCACAGCATGGCCCCCAAACTGGGCGCAGGTGTCACGGTGGCCGTCATCGATTCGGGGATCGACCTGACCCACCCGGCTTTCCAGGATTCCCTGACGGACGCGAGTAGTTGGAAGGACTTCTATGGCGCAGACAACCTGCCGCAGGAGGAAGGCGAGGTTGGCGTCGGCGCCTACGGGCACGGCACGAACGTGGCAGGCATCGTCCTGCAAGTTGCGCCGGCCGCGAAGATCATGCCCCTGCGGGTGCTCGGCCCCGACGGTTCCGGTGACGTGGCAGGCGTGGCGCAGGCCATCCTGTACGCCGCCGACCAGGGCGCGAAGGTCATCAACCTCAGCCTGGGCAGCCTGGAGAACTCCAGCATCGTGGAAGACGTCATCCGTCAGGTAACTTCACGCGGCGTGTACGTCGTGGCGTCCGCCGGGAACGCCAACCAGAACAGCATCTCTTACCCTGCGGCACTGGCCACCAAGAAAGGGTCTTTCGGCGAGTACCTGCTGAGCGTGGGCAGCACCGACCTGAGCGACCTGAAATCCAGCTTCTCGAACTACGCCAGGAGCCTGGAGATCGTCGGTCCCGGTGAGAACGTGTACTCCCCGTACCCTGACGGCAGGGTGGCCGCCTGGAGCGGTACCTCCATGGCCGCGCCGATGATGGCTGGCGGTCTTGCCCTGGCACTCGGGCAGAGGCTGAAGGTCTCTGGTAAGGACCTTACCAAGAAGATGGCCGAAAGTGCCTTCGACGTGTACAACAATGGCGCCAACGAGGCCTACAAGGACATGCTGGGCGTCAAGGGCCGCGTCGATCTGGTGGAATTCCTGAAAGACACCACACAGCAATGA